The genomic segment CTGGTTGTAAGTGGGCTATTTGGACACAAATTTGGTgatatttgaagaaaaagtagcatttgaagaaaattgaagctgttaCTAAATCCATTTGAAAAAATTGGAGTTtatgaggatttttttttttttaatttaaaagagtAGCTAGAACCAATTCTTTAAAAAGGACAAGGTTAGCTAATCTATGATGTACCGTTTATTAAGCCACTAGCAATACGGAAGAGCTTAGTTGATACGAAATAATTTAAGTAATAGAAGATCTCTGGCCAATTAGAAGATTCAACCTCCTGTATATAgaaatcaaatcatattaaattcatacaatttttctaTCACTTAATTAACATACTATTTGGCTTAACTTCAGCAATGCAAAGTCTTTTTCCTTAAATAtgcattttgtttattttttaccgTTGCATGGATTTGGCTTCCGACACCAGTGAAAGCAGTTGACtttcttcacttttttctttctttcaaatagTAATAGTCCAGCTTTAATTCACAAATGCTCGAgtagaaaaaaacaaaagaaaaaccaaataTCGAGAAAAATAACTGTACTAGAAGATGGCACATGACGGCAACCTGAAGTAAGCAGCCGCCCTCCAACTACGACGTTTTATTattaagataaaaaataatactaatattcagaaaaaaaaatagtatactATTATAGTAGTAATAATTTTCTGCTGGCGTGAATACTTGGTGAATATTTCCCTCGATTCTCACTCATAAAATTTTACAGttccatattttcaaactaaaaTGGAAATAgaagaaagtaaaaagaaaGGGCGGTGGAATTACTGCCATTAGAATCTGCCATAATAGGAAAATATTGGACTATGTTTCAGCTCTCATTGAATACAAATTTTCCCCGTGTCCAATAAAAGTACAAATAAATGAGGCCCTTGTAGCAAAACTTGAACCAACAAAATGAGAActtctttgtttaattttttttttttggatgggTTTGGGCGTGAACAGTGGAGAAATAGTTACTGATAGTGATAGAAAGAAGTGCTctaattttattgaattttagAATGTTGTACTTATGTTGTGCAACGGGGATTCTTAGCCAACAATTACCACAATTTTGCTTAGTACTTTGAGCTaacaatttcaaattaattattGACTTTTACTAGCTAATGTTTAAATATCTTCATAAAAACAACTAATTATTTTCTAACAGAAAAATTTAGTTCATTTAGTACCATTCGTTGTTAAAATATGCCATTTTTTGAGGGGACTCACATGTGGGGAGGTAAAAGCAGAGAATAAATAAATTTCTGTTGTGCATAACAAGTAAACTTTTACTTAGCCAAAAGCTAGTATCCAGCTTGAAAAATAAGAAGTAATAAGTTTTGCATATTCTGTACAGTTTTATAATCTTAAGTGGATTGATTATTAGAGGATTTATATAACTCATCCCAAATGGTTTTATTAAAATGTAATTGTTATTCTTGTGAttattgaaaaaacaaaaagaaaaaagagagagatagGCGAAGGGAGTTTTCACCAATTATCTCTTTGTGACAACTGTTTAGTATTTTAATCTTgcgtaatttatgaattttttagACCACGATTCAAAGATTCCTTTCAAACAAAATGATCATCTCATGGAAATGTTAGATCATGATTtaaaattttgtaattaagttaTAACAAGCAATAGATAAAAATCTAATGTTTTGTCTGTAAGGTTGAGGAAGCATTAGACTCAAATCTAACATTGTCCGGAAGATTAATTTTGTAAGGGAAGGTTGAGGAAGTATTAGACTCGAGTCTAACATTGTCCGgaagattaattttttaatgACTATATTTGCACAGCTTTCAAAAATAGGGATAAAATTTAAATGGTAACTTATGAGTAAACATTAGACCGTTTCTAACGCAATCTAGAAGGATAAATTTTAAGTGCCATATTGGCACgacttttaaaaatagaaaCGAAATTTTAAGTGCGCACCTAAAAAAGAGACATTTACGTAAATCATCGTACTCTACTGTCAAAATTTTGGGCTTGTTGTAGAACTTGGGCCTTGCTTGATACCAGTTCTTCCAGCCTTTTTCTTGAACAAACACGACTAGGAATCCAGGAAAAAGGCTGGTCCAACTGCTTTCCAATTTTTTTGTCAATTCTAACGAGGCATGGTGACATAATAAAGGATCAAATTACAAAATATTCCAAGTCATCCCCAATGTCTCATTGTTTATGGTTTACCTGATTTGcttttcctttaatttattGTAACATTCAAATCAACTTTTTCAAGCTTGGTTTTGGTGCTATATTAGCTtcagaaaaatgttttctttttatataaaagCATCAATGCAGCTTTTCTGTTAATCTTGATTATCAGTATCAAGTTTTAGACAACTCGTTAATCTGTGGGGGAATGTGTAAGCAGCTGTCCCTCGTATATTGAGCAAACCGGAGATTTTTTTCATTAAGCAAGACTATTAACATGTTAAAGCTGATGGAGATTCCCTGCATTAGTTGCCCACATATAACTGAAGGATTAATGACTGTAATGGTGATCAGCATTGATAAATATTTGCTTTTTCCAGGCGAATTTCTATTAACATCTTGCAGTGCAGTGAATGAATCTGTCACTTCTAAGTGATAGTAGTGATGATTTTGACTTTCAAGCAGGCAAAAGAGGGATTTGGTGTCTCCTTCCAGGCAAGAACTAAGAACTAACAAGTGATTAGCGGTGGCAAAATTAGTCAATGAAAATATGACCCGCTCAATCCGCCTAAGCTTTATCCATGCATTTTATCTTAATTCATTTGATTCATTTAAAAGTTGAGCTGATATGAAGCTAAACTGACCCATAAGAAATCTTGtcgaaatatttataaaaagatattttttttgtttgatatgtcaTATACAAccatattaaagaaaaaagttttattagacacttaaataaattattataaaaaacaattaaaacttagtaagaattgggCGGGTCGGATTACCCGGTTCTTAGCCCATTTCAACCCAAGTGATTTTTGTGTGGGTCAATATCCATTTCAGTCCAAGTAACTTTGTTCGCCGATTTTGATACCCAAATTCAGCTCAACCCGCTCATTTGATACCCCTATCTCCACGCTTAATCAAAGGTACTAGATTCGAGCTctgagaatgaaaaaaaatcatgataaGGAACGTTTTCCTCTCTATAGGCCTTACGGCGCGAATTCGGATCAGCTGCGACACCAAAACGGTATGGAACATCGGGTTAGAAaccaaaatgaaaaaggaactaACAAGTGGAAAGAATTGATCATATTACAAGGGAAAAGTAGAACGACAAATTTGACTTATATTAAGAAAACACTTGCAGTACTATCTCAAGAATTGGCTTCGAATCACTTTTACCGTTTTCTCATTCTGTCAAATGCACTTATATAAAAGAAATGGTCATTACTGACTGTATTGGAGTAATAGTTGATTGCTGATAGTTTACACAGTACAATTCTCGCCCAAATTATATAGGCTTGTTTGCTTATATACATGCAACGACTATGGTAATAATTACATTTTAAATACACTAGAACTGCCAATATAGCTTCGAATACACCACCTCAGTTGCGTCCTACATATTGAGTTCGATATACAATGTAGATACTGCTGAATTTTTTAGTGCAAAATCCACTAGTGCGTAGGAGCTGGGGCACTAAGTATTAGGCCAAGGGATATTACTTGCTTTGATACACAATAAGTTTTCGTCACCAAGTAATCATCAGTGAGATGTTCGAGCTAAACATTTGAAGGCAATCCAACGAATAAATTTTACAATCAGAGGAGTATGTTTTTAACATTCAAATATTTGGAACGcgttgtaattgttgttgtttcttttcACCATCACTTCACTAGGCAAAAGTTTTAAGTCATATGAACATTTTAATCGCATAATGGCATACAAGATCTTAATATGACAATACACGGTTGCAGGAACCTAACTACGACTATTGTACAGACTATAACTGAGGTTCGACGATGAAACATTGGATATTACGGACCTCCAAAAGCACAGTCCCAGCAGTTTCCGGTAAACTTCACCTCATTCTTTTTTCAGCACGACATGCTAGCCAGGGACTACTAGACTTGTCCGTGGATGGTCCAGAAGTTAGCCGATGACAAATAGCTATCAACCAGACTCCAACATATGAAGCAGCATTCGGAGTTCAGCTATCATTGAAGCACGAACAAACCATCGGAATTCATTTGACGGTTTTGCTGAAACTTCTCAGAGGAACCTCATTTCTTTTTAGACTTTAGAACTATTTGGATGCAAGAAATACTTCGATCCGGACTTGATATTTCCCTTAAATTCTCCACATGCTGTGAGGACAGTCGCAAGTATATAATCATCTACCTCAATGCCCTCCACTTGCATGCGATACATGAGTTTCAATGCCTCTCCACAGCAACCATTTTTagcataagcaacaatcatcgcCTTCCAAGAAACCAAATTCCTCTTGGGCATGTTATCAAAGATTTGAATTGCCTCAGGAAGATGTCCACATTTTGCATACATATTGATTAACGCGCTACCGACAAACACATTGGACAGAGAAGGTGTCTTGCTTATGGACGAATGGATCAGCTTCCCCCTCTGAATATCTTCCAGATTTGCACATGCTTTCAGGGCCGATGAATAAGTAAATGGATTCGGTGACACGCCTTCACCTACCATCTCCTTCAAGTATTCAAGAGCCTCGTACTCATGGCCTAAATGGGCACAACCCGAAATCATTGCAGTCCATGAAACTACATCCCTAACAGGCATGTCCTGAAGGACCTTATGTGCTGCCGAATTTTCACTGCATTTGCAATAAAGCCACACTAAAGTGCTtcctaaataaatattatcttgGAGAGAATTCTTGATAATTTGTGCATGCACTTCCTTTCCAGTTGGTAAAGCCCTAAGTAGGCCACATGCTCGAAGGATGCTTACCATAGTCAAGTTATTAGCAAAGATTTTCCGCCTTCTCATTATCCGGAACAGTCTTATGGCCTCTTCTGCATGACCATTACGAGCATAACCTGCAATAATAGACGTCCATGTCACCGTATTCCTTTTCCCCATCCCATCAAACACTGTCCTAGCATCATCTATCTCACTACATTTCGCGTACATATCTACTAATGCGGTGCCTATGAAGACATCCATTCTAAATCTATTCTTAATAATCGCCGCATGTAGTTGCTTCCCGAATTTTAATTCCCTCTCCTCCCCACACGCATTCAAAATACTGCATACAGTAAATTCATTAGCATCAAATCCATCAGAGAACAATTGTAAGAACACGCGTAAAGCTTCCTTTCCTCTCCCATGTTGTGAACAAGCAGTGATCATCGTTGTCCAACAAACTACATCAGGCCTTTTTATCACGTCAAATACGCGAAAAGCACTTTCCAAATCACCACATTGCGCGTAAAATGACACAATAGAACTATCTaaaatcaaattactaaatccACCCTTTATAATACCAGCATGTACTTGCTTCCCAAGCTCAAAATCACAATTTCTACCAGCCATgcttaaca from the Lycium ferocissimum isolate CSIRO_LF1 chromosome 11, AGI_CSIRO_Lferr_CH_V1, whole genome shotgun sequence genome contains:
- the LOC132036403 gene encoding pentatricopeptide repeat-containing protein At4g18520, chloroplastic-like: MFSSSICFPTTIFQIHPSYLKPHKCKSYSDNKKLPCFSFKDQSFSAQFDVSANKETPQGYYCKDTQIVSELEDKKNSCYDFSVNCFVADSSLLGRLLQSSSSIKEVKILYAIVLKCLRSSTVFIENNLISVLVKFGCLDGARKVFDLMPEKNVVSWTAMLNGYLRYGLDDEATDLFSQFVRRGLLWNSKTYVCVLSMAGRNCDFELGKQVHAGIIKGGFSNLILDSSIVSFYAQCGDLESAFRVFDVIKRPDVVCWTTMITACSQHGRGKEALRVFLQLFSDGFDANEFTVCSILNACGEERELKFGKQLHAAIIKNRFRMDVFIGTALVDMYAKCSEIDDARTVFDGMGKRNTVTWTSIIAGYARNGHAEEAIRLFRIMRRRKIFANNLTMVSILRACGLLRALPTGKEVHAQIIKNSLQDNIYLGSTLVWLYCKCSENSAAHKVLQDMPVRDVVSWTAMISGCAHLGHEYEALEYLKEMVGEGVSPNPFTYSSALKACANLEDIQRGKLIHSSISKTPSLSNVFVGSALINMYAKCGHLPEAIQIFDNMPKRNLVSWKAMIVAYAKNGCCGEALKLMYRMQVEGIEVDDYILATVLTACGEFKGNIKSGSKYFLHPNSSKV